The following coding sequences lie in one Acidimicrobiales bacterium genomic window:
- a CDS encoding GTP-binding protein translates to MAKQKFERTKPHLNVGTMGHIDHGKTTLTAAITKVLGEANPNVQVMAFDEIDKAPEEKQRGITINISHVEYETPNRHYAHVDMPGHADYIKNM, encoded by the coding sequence ATGGCCAAGCAGAAGTTCGAGCGGACCAAGCCGCATTTGAACGTGGGCACGATGGGTCACATCGATCACGGCAAGACCACGCTGACGGCCGCGATCACGAAGGTGTTGGGTGAGGCGAACCCGAACGTCCAGGTGATGGCGTTCGACGAGATCGACAAGGCCCCGGAGGAGAAGCAGCGGGGCATCACGATCAACATCTCGCATGTGGAGTACGAGACGCCGAACCGGCATTACGCGCACGTCGACATGCCGGGTCACGCCGACTACATCAAGAACATGAT
- a CDS encoding GNAT family N-acetyltransferase, with the protein MSEQLAESGLSTRPATLDDAETTRAIYNVEVETSVVTFDLVARSLEEQRHWLADRSGAHAVIVAEDGSGAVVGFASLSPYKQRPAYKTSVEDSVYVHRDHQGQGIGGLLLGELLEVARSHGFHAVFARIVGGHEASVALHRAHGFEMVGTEREVGRKFGRWLDVTIMQRLL; encoded by the coding sequence GTGAGCGAGCAGCTCGCGGAGTCGGGTCTCTCCACCCGGCCGGCGACGCTGGACGACGCCGAGACCACCCGCGCCATCTACAACGTCGAGGTCGAGACGTCGGTCGTGACGTTCGACCTGGTGGCCCGGTCCCTCGAGGAACAGCGGCACTGGCTGGCCGACCGCAGCGGCGCCCACGCCGTGATCGTGGCCGAGGACGGCTCGGGGGCGGTGGTGGGGTTCGCCTCGCTGTCGCCCTACAAGCAGCGCCCGGCGTACAAGACCAGCGTGGAGGACTCGGTGTACGTCCACCGCGACCACCAGGGCCAGGGCATCGGGGGCCTCCTGCTGGGCGAGCTGCTCGAGGTCGCCCGGTCGCACGGCTTCCACGCCGTGTTCGCCCGCATCGTCGGCGGGCACGAGGCGTCGGTGGCCCTCCACCGGGCCCACGGGTTCGAGATGGTGGGCACCGAGCGCGAGGTCGGCCGCAAGTTCGGCCGCTGGCTCGACGTCACGATCATGCAGCGGCTCCTCTAG
- a CDS encoding YajQ family cyclic di-GMP-binding protein gives MPSFDVVSEIDQQEVRNAVDQAAREVGTRYDFKGTNSTVELSEDAITLHSVSEDRLNALRQVLEEKLVKRKVSLKALDYQKVEEASGATARQLVKLVAGISRDKATTLNKFIKELKLKGVQSQVQGEQLRVTGKKRDDLQAAIAAMKEEDFGIPLQFTNFRD, from the coding sequence ATGCCGAGCTTCGACGTCGTCTCCGAGATCGACCAGCAAGAGGTGCGCAACGCGGTCGACCAGGCCGCCCGCGAGGTGGGCACGCGCTACGACTTCAAGGGCACGAACAGCACGGTCGAGCTGAGCGAGGATGCCATCACCCTCCACAGCGTGAGCGAGGACCGGCTCAACGCCCTGCGCCAGGTCCTGGAGGAGAAGCTCGTCAAGCGCAAGGTCTCGCTCAAGGCGCTCGACTACCAGAAGGTGGAGGAGGCCTCCGGCGCCACCGCCCGTCAGCTGGTGAAGCTGGTGGCCGGCATCTCCCGGGACAAGGCCACGACCCTCAACAAGTTCATCAAGGAGCTCAAGCTCAAGGGCGTGCAGTCGCAGGTGCAGGGCGAGCAGCTGCGGGTCACCGGCAAGAAGCGCGACGACCTCCAGGCCGCCATCGCGGCGATGAAGGAGGAGGACTTCGGCATCCCCCTCCAGTTCACCAACTTCCGCGACTAG
- a CDS encoding zinc metalloprotease HtpX, producing MRGVKNGLKTAVLLAGLGGLLMLIGAAFAGTTGIIIGAAIGFAIVGFSYWKSDQLAIKAAHAVPVTEQQMPEYYAIMRKLTAKANMPMPKLYVAPSDQPNAFATGRNPEHAAVAVTQGILGILTWDELEGVLAHEISHVGNRDILIGSVAAAIALGITMVANILQFTAIFGGGRDDDGPNPIALIAMAILAPLAAGMLQMALSRGREFEADRTGARLIGDGEPLARALEKLEVGSQRIPMQIDPAHAQAYIVNPLAGVKNMSFKNLWRSHPPTEERVRRLRSGEWEQAWS from the coding sequence ATGCGGGGCGTGAAGAACGGACTCAAGACCGCTGTCCTCCTCGCCGGCCTCGGCGGTCTGCTCATGCTCATCGGCGCAGCGTTCGCCGGGACGACCGGCATCATCATCGGCGCCGCCATCGGTTTCGCGATCGTCGGCTTCTCCTACTGGAAGAGCGACCAGCTGGCCATCAAGGCCGCCCATGCCGTCCCCGTCACCGAGCAGCAGATGCCCGAGTACTACGCCATCATGCGCAAGCTCACGGCGAAGGCGAACATGCCGATGCCGAAGCTCTACGTGGCGCCGAGCGACCAGCCCAACGCCTTCGCGACGGGCCGCAACCCCGAGCACGCCGCCGTCGCCGTGACCCAGGGCATCCTCGGCATCCTCACCTGGGACGAGCTGGAAGGCGTGCTGGCCCACGAGATCAGCCACGTCGGCAACCGCGACATCCTCATCGGCTCGGTCGCCGCGGCGATCGCGCTGGGCATCACGATGGTGGCCAACATCCTGCAGTTCACGGCCATCTTCGGCGGTGGCCGCGACGACGACGGCCCGAACCCGATCGCGCTGATCGCCATGGCGATCCTGGCGCCGCTGGCGGCCGGGATGCTGCAGATGGCGCTCAGCCGGGGCCGCGAGTTCGAGGCCGACCGCACCGGTGCCCGCCTCATCGGCGACGGTGAGCCCCTCGCCCGGGCGCTCGAGAAGCTCGAGGTCGGCTCCCAGCGGATCCCCATGCAGATCGACCCGGCGCATGCCCAGGCCTACATCGTCAACCCGCTGGCCGGCGTGAAGAACATGAGCTTCAAGAACCTCTGGCGCAGCCACCCGCCCACCGAGGAGCGGGTCCGCCGCCTTCGCAGCGGCGAGTGGGAGCAGGCCTGGAGCTAG
- a CDS encoding GNAT family N-acetyltransferase has protein sequence MTERERSVRVRPADEDDVDQLAAVELHTALTAYAPIFPPDAPTPTHDEFVERWRARLTREPVGSAVFGAFDGDTLVGLVMGDPAPELDPDPEHHGHLRALYVRPDHWGQGIGRRLHDTAVEYLRIARPQLQPLTLWVMERNTRARASYERWGWEVTEDRQEIWPGIDELRYERMLR, from the coding sequence GTGACGGAGCGTGAGCGAAGCGTCCGGGTACGACCGGCGGACGAGGACGACGTGGATCAGCTCGCGGCGGTCGAGCTGCACACGGCGCTGACGGCCTACGCGCCCATCTTCCCGCCCGACGCGCCCACCCCGACCCACGACGAGTTCGTCGAGCGGTGGCGGGCCCGGCTCACCCGCGAGCCGGTCGGCTCCGCGGTGTTCGGCGCGTTCGACGGCGACACGCTGGTGGGCCTGGTGATGGGCGACCCCGCACCGGAGCTCGACCCCGATCCCGAGCACCACGGTCACCTGCGGGCGCTGTACGTCCGCCCGGACCACTGGGGCCAGGGCATCGGCCGGCGGCTCCACGACACCGCGGTGGAGTACCTCCGGATCGCCCGACCGCAGCTGCAACCGCTCACCCTGTGGGTCATGGAGCGCAACACCCGGGCCCGGGCCAGCTACGAGCGGTGGGGTTGGGAGGTGACCGAGGATCGCCAGGAGATCTGGCCGGGAATCGACGAGCTGCGCTACGAACGCATGCTCAGGTAG
- the acs gene encoding acetate--CoA ligase, with the protein MSDQKPSASGPAIEDFLVEDRTFPPSATFKKDALVVDAEIYDEAEQDWQGFWAQQAANLLSWDQDWHTILEWDLPFAKWFVGGKLNVSFNALDRHVAAGRGDKVAYHWEGEPGDTRTITYAELLAEVQRFANVLKGLGVERGDRVAIYMPMVPELPVAMLACARIGAAHSVVFGGFSADALSDRINDAECKVLVTADGGFRRGAPHLLKPIADAALASTPSITHSVVVQRVTGHPDAGDVSVELVEGRDHWYHELLAEADAECPPESMDSEDLLYLLYTSGTTAKPKGIMHTTGGYLTQVAFTHKYVFDLQPDTDVYWCAADIGWVTGHSYIVYGPLTNGATSVIYEGTPDTPGRDRLWDIAERYGVTILYTAPTAIRTFMKWGTQEPESHDLSKLRLLGSVGEPINPEAWIWYHKYIGGGRCPIVDTWWQTETGAIMISPLPGATTLKPGSATFPLPGIAAEVVDEAGTKVERGGGYLTLTRPWPSMLRGIWGDPERYQETYWARYGDRYFAGDGCKVDADGYLWMLGRVDDVMNVSGHRISTTEVESALVDHPSVAEAAVVGANDAVTGQAIMSYVIVRGGIETTPELGEELRQHVAKKIGPTAKPKTVIFTDELPKTRSGKIMRRLLRDVAEGRALGDTTTLADATVVEEIRKRAEEQPTEE; encoded by the coding sequence ATGAGCGACCAGAAGCCCAGCGCGAGTGGTCCGGCGATCGAGGACTTCCTGGTCGAGGACCGCACCTTCCCTCCGTCGGCGACCTTCAAGAAGGACGCGCTGGTTGTCGACGCGGAGATCTACGACGAGGCCGAGCAGGACTGGCAGGGCTTCTGGGCCCAGCAGGCCGCCAACCTCCTGTCGTGGGACCAGGACTGGCACACGATCCTCGAGTGGGACCTGCCGTTCGCCAAGTGGTTCGTCGGCGGCAAGCTCAACGTGTCGTTCAACGCGCTCGACCGCCACGTCGCTGCCGGCCGGGGCGACAAGGTCGCCTACCACTGGGAGGGCGAGCCGGGCGACACCCGCACCATCACCTACGCCGAGCTGCTGGCCGAGGTGCAGCGCTTCGCCAACGTGCTCAAGGGCCTGGGCGTCGAGCGCGGCGACCGGGTGGCGATCTACATGCCGATGGTGCCGGAGCTGCCGGTGGCGATGCTCGCCTGCGCCCGCATCGGTGCGGCCCACTCGGTGGTGTTCGGCGGCTTCTCGGCCGACGCGCTGTCCGACCGCATCAACGACGCCGAGTGCAAGGTGCTGGTCACCGCCGACGGTGGCTTCCGCCGGGGCGCGCCCCACCTGCTGAAGCCGATCGCCGACGCGGCGCTGGCGTCGACGCCGTCGATCACCCACTCGGTGGTGGTGCAGCGAGTGACGGGCCATCCCGACGCCGGCGACGTGAGCGTCGAGCTGGTGGAGGGCCGCGACCACTGGTACCACGAGCTGCTGGCCGAGGCCGACGCCGAGTGCCCGCCCGAGTCGATGGACAGCGAGGACCTGCTGTACCTGCTGTACACCTCGGGCACCACGGCCAAGCCCAAGGGCATCATGCACACCACCGGCGGCTACCTCACCCAGGTCGCCTTCACCCACAAGTACGTCTTCGACCTGCAGCCCGACACCGACGTCTACTGGTGCGCCGCCGACATCGGCTGGGTCACCGGCCACAGCTACATCGTCTACGGCCCGCTCACCAACGGCGCCACCAGCGTCATCTACGAGGGCACGCCCGACACGCCGGGCCGCGACCGCCTGTGGGACATCGCCGAGCGCTACGGCGTCACCATCCTCTACACGGCCCCCACGGCGATCCGCACCTTCATGAAGTGGGGCACGCAGGAGCCCGAGAGCCACGACCTGTCGAAGCTGCGCCTGCTCGGCTCGGTGGGGGAGCCGATCAACCCCGAGGCGTGGATCTGGTACCACAAGTACATCGGCGGCGGCCGCTGCCCGATCGTCGACACCTGGTGGCAGACCGAGACCGGCGCCATCATGATCAGCCCGCTGCCGGGGGCGACCACGCTCAAGCCGGGGTCGGCCACGTTCCCGCTGCCGGGCATCGCCGCCGAGGTGGTCGACGAGGCGGGCACGAAGGTCGAGCGGGGCGGCGGCTACCTCACGCTCACCCGCCCGTGGCCGTCGATGCTGCGGGGCATCTGGGGCGACCCGGAGCGCTACCAGGAGACCTACTGGGCCCGCTACGGCGACCGCTACTTCGCCGGCGACGGCTGCAAAGTCGACGCCGACGGCTACCTGTGGATGCTGGGCCGCGTCGACGACGTGATGAACGTGTCGGGCCACCGGATCTCGACCACCGAGGTGGAGTCGGCGCTGGTCGATCACCCGAGCGTCGCGGAGGCCGCCGTGGTGGGGGCCAACGACGCCGTCACCGGCCAGGCCATCATGAGCTACGTGATCGTGCGCGGCGGTATCGAGACCACCCCTGAGCTGGGCGAGGAGCTGCGCCAGCACGTCGCCAAGAAGATCGGGCCCACGGCCAAGCCGAAGACGGTGATCTTCACCGACGAGCTGCCCAAGACCCGCTCGGGCAAGATCATGCGCCGCCTGCTCCGCGATGTCGCCGAGGGCCGCGCCCTGGGCGACACCACCACCCTGGCCGACGCGACCGTGGTCGAGGAGATCCGCAAGCGCGCCGAGGAGCAGCCCACCGAGGAGTAG
- a CDS encoding TetR/AcrR family transcriptional regulator C-terminal domain-containing protein yields the protein MSRRTGVGLTRERVLQAGLGLVDREGVEALTMRRLGKELGVEAMSLYGYVANKQDLLDGVLARVYEEVAPVVTGTWEEGLRAIARQVRHVLLRHPHVVGLVAARPVCGARGLQVVESALAELRDAGLDPVSAQQALTLVLGFAVSHVANQVGGVGGPGHDAEFEVGLDVIVAGVSGLIDSMV from the coding sequence ATGTCTCGGCGGACGGGTGTCGGTCTCACGCGTGAACGGGTGCTCCAGGCGGGCCTCGGGCTGGTCGATCGGGAGGGCGTCGAGGCGCTCACCATGCGCCGGCTGGGCAAGGAGCTCGGCGTGGAGGCGATGTCGCTGTACGGCTACGTCGCCAACAAGCAGGACCTGCTCGACGGCGTGCTGGCGCGGGTCTACGAGGAGGTCGCCCCGGTCGTCACCGGCACCTGGGAGGAGGGGCTGCGGGCGATCGCCCGGCAGGTCCGCCATGTGCTGCTGCGCCACCCGCACGTCGTCGGCCTGGTGGCGGCTCGTCCCGTCTGCGGGGCGCGCGGCCTCCAGGTGGTGGAATCCGCGCTGGCCGAGCTGCGCGACGCAGGGCTCGACCCCGTGAGTGCCCAACAGGCGCTCACGCTGGTGCTCGGCTTCGCGGTGTCCCACGTCGCCAACCAGGTGGGAGGGGTGGGCGGACCAGGCCACGATGCCGAGTTCGAGGTGGGGCTCGACGTGATCGTGGCCGGCGTCAGCGGCCTGATCGACTCAATGGTGTGA
- a CDS encoding SAM-dependent methyltransferase yields MTRDAADVVAARIERLGPRPLSEVLDVALYEPGAGFYDRGGSAGRREGDFLTSPEVGPLFGAVVARALDTWWRAMGAPDPFLVVEAGAGPGTLARAVLHAEPDCAVALRYVLVERSPSQRRRHAAVVPLEEPSLVLPPVDADTGEPVPEAPPGPLLTSLAELPRVPGTSAVVLANELLDNLPFDLAERREGAWDEVRVGRAEHGFQETTVPLDESRSQLLDRLAPDAPDGARVPLQAAAGDWLRTALATAGPSGRVVVVDYAATTEELAKRPQDEWLRTYRAHAPGGAYLDALGNQDVTCEIAVDQLATVRPPTSDTAQHEWLRHHGIDDLVAEGKRLWTERAHVADLAAVAARSRISEAEALLDPTGLGAFRVLEWSHH; encoded by the coding sequence GTGACCCGGGACGCCGCCGACGTGGTCGCGGCGCGGATCGAGCGGTTGGGGCCGCGACCGCTGAGCGAGGTGCTCGACGTCGCCCTCTACGAGCCGGGCGCCGGGTTCTACGACCGCGGCGGCTCGGCCGGGCGACGGGAGGGCGACTTCCTCACCAGCCCGGAGGTCGGGCCGCTGTTCGGTGCCGTCGTCGCCCGGGCCCTCGACACCTGGTGGCGGGCCATGGGTGCGCCCGACCCCTTCCTGGTGGTCGAGGCCGGTGCGGGGCCGGGGACGCTGGCCCGGGCGGTCCTGCATGCCGAGCCCGACTGTGCCGTCGCCCTGCGCTACGTCCTGGTGGAGCGTTCGCCGTCCCAGCGCCGCCGCCACGCCGCCGTCGTCCCCCTCGAAGAGCCGTCGCTGGTGCTGCCCCCGGTCGACGCCGACACCGGTGAGCCGGTGCCCGAGGCGCCGCCGGGGCCACTGCTCACGTCGCTGGCCGAGCTGCCGCGGGTGCCGGGGACGTCGGCCGTGGTGCTCGCCAACGAGCTGCTCGACAACCTCCCCTTCGACCTGGCCGAGCGCCGGGAGGGCGCCTGGGACGAGGTCCGCGTCGGTCGTGCCGAGCACGGCTTCCAGGAGACCACCGTGCCGCTGGACGAGTCCCGTTCGCAGCTGCTCGACCGCCTCGCGCCCGATGCCCCCGACGGTGCCCGGGTGCCCCTCCAGGCCGCGGCCGGGGACTGGCTGCGCACGGCGCTGGCGACCGCCGGACCGAGCGGCCGGGTCGTCGTGGTCGACTACGCCGCCACCACCGAGGAGCTGGCCAAGCGCCCCCAGGACGAGTGGCTGCGCACCTACCGCGCCCACGCCCCGGGCGGCGCCTACCTCGATGCGCTCGGCAACCAGGACGTCACCTGCGAGATCGCCGTCGACCAGCTCGCCACCGTCCGCCCCCCGACCTCGGACACCGCCCAGCACGAGTGGCTCCGCCACCACGGGATCGACGATCTCGTTGCCGAGGGCAAGCGCCTGTGGACCGAACGGGCCCACGTCGCCGATCTCGCCGCCGTCGCCGCCCGCAGCCGCATCAGCGAAGCCGAGGCCCTCCTCGACCCCACCGGCCTCGGCGCCTTCCGCGTCCTCGAGTGGTCACACCATTGA